One genomic region from Nocardia vinacea encodes:
- a CDS encoding DUF4157 domain-containing protein, which translates to MRAHDHETAEETVRPKSSRVEDPTAAQLRAALSGRLDAVTPSGLLGLQRTAGNAGTTTLFEEQSPVHGVIGSGGGAALEPEVRADMESRFGQDFGDVRVHTDDRAHQSAKSVNAHAYTVGSDIVFQRDTYDPSSDAGRHTLAHELTHVVQQRGGPVDGTDAGGGVKVSDPSDRFEREAVANADRVMSAPSVAAEPAVQRCADEPAAVQRTEAPAEQEEEEPTAQTYVQRAESEEDEESA; encoded by the coding sequence CATGACCACGAGACCGCCGAGGAAACGGTTCGCCCCAAGTCGAGCCGGGTCGAGGACCCGACCGCTGCGCAACTGCGCGCGGCACTGTCGGGACGGCTGGACGCGGTAACGCCGAGCGGCCTGCTCGGATTGCAGCGCACCGCCGGAAATGCCGGTACGACAACGCTATTCGAGGAGCAGTCGCCGGTGCACGGCGTCATCGGATCCGGCGGCGGCGCCGCGCTCGAACCCGAGGTGCGCGCCGATATGGAATCCCGCTTCGGACAGGATTTCGGCGACGTGCGTGTACACACCGACGACCGCGCGCATCAGTCGGCCAAATCCGTGAACGCCCACGCCTACACGGTTGGCTCCGATATCGTCTTCCAGCGCGACACCTACGACCCGTCATCGGATGCCGGACGGCACACCCTCGCCCATGAACTCACCCATGTGGTGCAGCAGCGCGGCGGCCCGGTCGATGGCACCGACGCCGGTGGGGGCGTGAAGGTCAGCGACCCGTCGGACCGATTCGAACGGGAGGCCGTCGCCAATGCCGACCGCGTGATGTCCGCGCCATCAGTGGCGGCCGAGCCCGCGGTACAGCGCTGCGCCGACGAACCGGCCGCGGTCCAGCGGACCGAAGCGCCCGCCGAGCAGGAGGAAGAGGAGCCGACGGCGCAAACCTATGTCCAGCGCGCCGAGAGCGAAGAGGACGAGGAGTCGGCGTAG